The window ACAAACACAACCTTTCACTCCCATCTTGGCTTTCTTTCCTGTCTCTAGCTTAGCTACCTGTTGCTTCCAAGCTGAGAAAAACCAAGCAAAAGAAGCTGTTTGTGTGCCTTTCCAAGGTATAGATTTGCATGCATATACACTTTATCCTGTCCAGTTAGAAACTTATATAAGGACTTGTAAGTTTCTTTACTGAATTAAGGTTAAGTAAACTTGCTAAATGCATGAGTTTTCTGATGCATTGTGAATTTGTGGGTATTTCtcagagtgaaaaaaaaaatgcatcctAATGGCGCGCCGCTGGCCGTGCCACCGGGTTTCCGGTTCCATCCGACGGACGAGGAATTGCTCTACTACTACCTGAGGAAGAAGGTTGCTTATGAGGCCATAGATCTCGACGTCATCAGGGAGATTGACCTCAACAAGCTTGAGCCTTGGGATCTCAAAGGTATAAACACATATgcttgctaattaattaactagcaCTTCTTTAGAAAATGAACAAACTTACAAATGTATATGTTGTGTTGGTGcttaatttttttcacaaaatcaCCTAAcgattttaaatttaactttatgAATATATtgattaacatatatatggttGCATTGATGCAGATCGATGCAGGATTGGGACGGGGGCGCAGGAGGAGTGGTACTTCTTCAGCCACAAGGACAAGAAGTACCCGACGGGGACGAGGACCAACCGCGCCACGGTGGCCGGCTTCTGGAAGGCCACCGGCCGTGACAAGGCCATCTtcctcggcagcggcggcggcacgaggaTTGGCCTGAGGAAGACGCTGGTGTTCTACACCGGAAGGGCCCCGCACGGCAAGAAGACCGACTGGATCATGCACGAGTACCGCCTCGACGACGACAATGTCGACGTCCCGGTAAGCACCATCACCATTCTAATCGATTTCAAGCTAGATAGTTTAGATCAAGTAGAGTTGAGCTCTGATTAATGGCGGTTTCTTGGAATGTTGCATTGGATGCGTGCAGGAGGAAGGATGGGTGGTGTGTAGGGTATTCAAGAAGAAGAGCATCCATCAGAGGGGCTTCGACCAGCcggacatggcggcggcggccgacgaggacGAGCTCCGGTACCAGCTGCTCCACGGCGCGGgcatgtcgtcgtcgccggtcgaCCAGAAGCACGTGCTCCTCCAAGAGCAGCTCGTCGCGCACGGCGCCCATGGCGGCGGCTTCGTCGTCCCGGCGTTCGAAGCCTCCATGCACCTCCCGCAGCTCGCCAGCGCCGACGCggcgccgtgcggcggcggcggcggcggccatgtcgCGTTCGCCTCCATGAACccgctcgacgccgccggctGCGGCTCGCAGAACATGATGACGATGAAGATGGCAGCGACATCCGGTGGCGAGATGCTGCtgatgagcggcggcggcgtcgacggcggccgcttcggcgccgccgccgactggtcgATCCTTGACAAGCTCCTGGCGTCGCACCAGAACCTCGACCAGCTCTTCCATGGCAAGGTCGCCGGAgcgcatcagcagcagcagcagatggcCATGGACGCCGCCTCGTCGTTGCAGAGGTTGCCGTTCCACCATTACCTCGGGTTGGAAGCTGCAGATCTTCTCAAGTTTTCTATGTAGAAATTTTTTAGCTATATGTAATGTAGTATCTGCTTCTTGATTAATTAAGCAGGCgaattcttgtttttttttctcttctagtTTTGTCAAATTATTAGTACTAGTTTCAGTTTGATAAGGTTAATATCGGAGTTCTGCTAGCTACTGGCCTACTGTTCTATAAGCATGTGTATACAGACAGTCTGAATGCCGTATGAACTTCTTTCTAAATGTTTCAATTCAAGTTTGTTCATCTCGAATTACTAAGCTTGTCATCTATAAGCTTGTCATGTGTAGGGTTGAAAGTGATTCGGATAATTTCCGACCGACCGGACCATTTTTCGAATACGGATAGTTTCGGTCGGATATATTcggaaattttcggatatgGAAACGAATACGAATATTTTTTTgcggatacgaaaacgaatatgatatagATGATATCCGCGGAATCGGATaacggtcggaaactatccggTTTTTTTCACCGATATCCGACTTACAAGAAACCCTAGAAGTCTCCAATTCTCCATCCATTCAGATCCAGTCCACTCCCAGTCTCCCACCGTCCAGTCCCAGACAGAGTCCCACAGGCGCACGATTCCTCACCTCCTCatcggccggcgccgccgtggggccaagccgtcgtcgcctcctcgctgcggggccaagccgccgccgccgccgggaccaATCGCCTCCTCGCCCAGTCGCCACATCGCCGCCATCGGAGCAACCCACGCCGGCTCTGCCGCGCCCCATTGCCTCCTCGCGCCGTCACGCgccacatcgccgccgccgggccaagccaaccaacgccgccgccgcggcgccccatCGCCTCCTCGCCTGCCTCACCGTCAAGCCCCAAGATTTGGTATGACTTGTAGAGTCCTCACTGATTTGATTTGTAGAGCTCCTCACtgatttgattttgttttgtgtATATGTGTTATGTGGCAGATTTGTGATGAATTCCTCTCATgcaagtagcagcagcagcttcagcTTATGCAGTGCGAGTGTAGCAGCATTGCAACACCAACTCAGCATTGCAGACTTCAGAGTTTAGACTAAAAAGATTGGTTGACAGTATCTGGCATGCCTAGTAGTGCTTTGCCTTTTCACTTCACATGATGATGGATGGTATTTCATAATATCAGTATGTCCAAGTTTGTGGTTGTTTATTATTAATTGCTAAATTTTGAAAATGTTGATATGttctattagaaaaaataatgagTTATATTTCTTCGTTGATTTGTGATGcttagtttgaggggtttttatatTCCGATTAATATTCGTCACCGTATTCGTTTCGCTTCATATTTGCTCCGTATTTGTATTTGATAATATTTGATTCTGTTTTCATATCCGGGTATTCGTATCCGATtccgattccaaaaaaaaaatgaaaacgaataCGATATAGCTAGTTTCCGACCGTATTCGacccgttttcatccctagtcaTGTGCTCCTTGGAAGCGCGTATAAACAGAACGGCACACACACGCGGAGTAAGCTAGCGTAGATTAACTGTGGTGAAACTAAACTTTGACACCGATACTCGTATTTATGTCTATTTATTTTCTATGATAGGTGAtgtatttgtcaaaaaaaaaaaagaaaaacgagtCACCCATGTTAATttcattaattttaaaatatgccaGCTCAGTTTTTTTGAGGTATTTATAAAGGGAGGATGTGCGTGTACATATTCATAGGGTGGGTGTATAGCGTCTATGTTTGTACTCCGTGAttgctaaagaaaaaaaaaagaacggcaGGCACGCCTTCTTGAAGATAAGTGCAAGGGCAATTTGACCCTCAAAAAATGCGCAAGGCTGATTCTAATTAGGAGGAATAATCGAGTGATACAGTGACTCGCCACTGGCCATGAGGTTCGCCTTGTTCCAGTTACACTTCACAGTCAGGAAGACATGGCCCACATGTCCGTCGCCCAACTCCATCCGGGCTGGGCTTGCTTTCATGTGGGTTTTGCTCGTGGCCCGAGCGTCCGCACTAGGCCCCAAATTAATATGGGCCGAACGTCAGTCACTGTTCTGTTCTGGCCCAAACTACTATGGCCCTTGCGTAAGAAACAGTAGTATCGGCCCAAAAGTAACGTGGCCAGTACGTTAGCCATAGTCCATTTCCGGCTCACTAACATGGGCTCTACGTTCGTCAGAATCGTCTCCAAAACCAGCAAAGGAGTTGGTTTGGGGGTTTTCGAGGATGAGGGAGATATTATACatggttttacggttgagggagACGATTCAACTAGAAGCAGGAGAGAAGGGAGGTACACTATTCTGTTTTAGCTGAAAAAAGTAAACTGTGGGCCACACGTTTCGCCGCACCACTGCCATATGTCGCTGCGGCGCAAGCTACAAAGACATTTCCAATTCTCCATCGATTTTATTCGTCTATACTCTCAAATAGTTATAATAAATCATTCagctatattaaaaaaacatgatcTCCCCAAGTACTTCAATGAATCTCGCTAGCATGATcgcgagagaaagagagataatCCACATGTATATGCCCTTCGTCGTACTGCATCCAGTAAATATCGTTAGCAATGGAAAGGTTCATTTTGACTCCCTCAATTATGATCTCAATTTAATTCATATATGTTAACCTTAAAACCATGTACATTGTCACCTTTAAGTCTTTTAACTGTTCAAACTGGCTTATTTTGCCACCCTGAGCAATTTTGAAAGTGGTTTTATCCTACGCGGCATATTGACTTGGTCCCCCATGCTAACATGGTGCTTACGTGGCAACTAAATTCGgacaaagattaaaaaaaatggtgggtgTGGTCTTCGTTGCGTCACCCACATCATCAGCATTAGATGGAGGAAACAACATGATTATCTACGACAGTAGCAGCGAAGAGTACCGACGGTGGTGGTAGTGGTGAGAGGAGGAGGCACACTCCCAAtcagggttggaaatttcggaaatttttgTCATTTCGGACccctccgatacgatattatttcggctaagtttttttaatttttcgtgaattttggtaatatttgttcaaacttaactaaattttgttcaaaattttagaaatttcggatcaaaattttggtatatcGGTGACCTCCGATCAAATCAACTAAACTTAAAAAGTAAACCCTACTCCCAATCGCCCTCATCACAAGCAAGGACATCACACATCCGTTGGGGCCATGAAAGGGAGCCGTATGCGGTGGGTGAAGGCGTTcactccccgttctccctccttcctcttcATGGTGTCCTTGAGAAAGCGGATCCACAACACTGACCTAGCCATCATGCCTGTAGTAGCTGCACGCAAGGCTGCCCGCCAAGCGTGTGTGACAAGAG of the Oryza sativa Japonica Group chromosome 2, ASM3414082v1 genome contains:
- the LOC4328901 gene encoding NAC domain-containing protein 76-like, producing the protein MHPNGAPLAVPPGFRFHPTDEELLYYYLRKKVAYEAIDLDVIREIDLNKLEPWDLKDRCRIGTGAQEEWYFFSHKDKKYPTGTRTNRATVAGFWKATGRDKAIFLGSGGGTRIGLRKTLVFYTGRAPHGKKTDWIMHEYRLDDDNVDVPEEGWVVCRVFKKKSIHQRGFDQPDMAAAADEDELRYQLLHGAGMSSSPVDQKHVLLQEQLVAHGAHGGGFVVPAFEASMHLPQLASADAAPCGGGGGGHVAFASMNPLDAAGCGSQNMMTMKMAATSGGEMLLMSGGGVDGGRFGAAADWSILDKLLASHQNLDQLFHGKVAGAHQQQQQMAMDAASSLQRLPFHHYLGLEAADLLKFSM